The Solibacillus sp. FSL R7-0682 genome includes a window with the following:
- the rnc gene encoding ribonuclease III, with translation MMHRRKGNNQKLGVLPEKVKSQFQILQEEVNIYFQKKELLYQAFTHSSYVNEHRRKLFTDNERLEFLGDAVLELSVSKYLFEKFPNMSEGELTKLRASIVCEPSLVVFANELNFGQFVLLGKGEELTGGRERPALLADVFESFVGALYLDQGLEVVVAFLERIVFPKVEIGAFSHVMDFKSQLQEIIQQTNNGLLHYEIVDEKGPAHNRTFISRVLLNDQELGVGRGKSKKEAEQQAAQSAMLTLKQAKQEGE, from the coding sequence ATGATGCATAGAAGAAAAGGGAATAACCAAAAGTTAGGTGTTCTCCCTGAAAAAGTTAAATCTCAATTTCAAATTTTACAAGAGGAAGTCAACATTTACTTCCAAAAAAAAGAATTATTATATCAAGCCTTTACCCATTCATCTTATGTGAATGAGCATCGCCGAAAATTATTTACGGATAATGAACGCTTAGAATTTTTAGGGGACGCGGTACTTGAATTATCAGTATCCAAATATTTATTTGAGAAATTTCCAAATATGAGCGAAGGAGAGCTAACAAAGCTACGTGCTTCTATCGTATGTGAGCCGTCGTTAGTAGTATTTGCGAACGAATTAAACTTCGGTCAATTTGTACTCTTAGGTAAAGGTGAAGAATTGACGGGTGGTCGTGAACGTCCTGCACTTTTAGCGGACGTCTTTGAATCATTTGTTGGCGCCCTTTATTTAGACCAAGGATTAGAAGTAGTTGTAGCATTTTTAGAGCGTATCGTATTCCCTAAAGTAGAAATCGGTGCTTTTTCGCATGTGATGGATTTTAAAAGTCAGTTACAAGAAATTATTCAACAAACGAATAATGGATTACTTCATTATGAAATCGTTGATGAAAAAGGTCCAGCCCACAATCGTACATTCATTTCACGTGTCTTATTAAATGATCAAGAATTAGGTGTTGGACGAGGGAAATCAAAGAAAGAAGCTGAGCAGCAAGCAGCGCAAAGTGCCATGCTTACGCTAAAGCAGGCTAAGCAAGAGGGGGAATAA
- the acpP gene encoding acyl carrier protein, with product MSTVFERVSKVIVDRLGVDESEVKLEASFREDLGADSLDVVELVMELEDEFDMEISDEDAEKIGTVGDAISYIEKKIS from the coding sequence TTGTCTACAGTATTTGAGCGTGTTTCAAAAGTTATCGTTGATCGTTTAGGCGTTGACGAAAGCGAAGTGAAATTAGAAGCATCTTTCCGTGAAGATTTAGGTGCAGATTCATTAGACGTTGTTGAATTAGTAATGGAACTTGAAGATGAGTTCGATATGGAAATTTCTGATGAAGATGCAGAAAAAATCGGAACTGTTGGTGATGCTATTTCATACATCGAAAAGAAAATTAGCTAA